AGACATGGTCGCGCAGGGCGCCGGCGATCCGCGCCTTGGCAAGGTCCGATTGCGGCCGCAGGGTCGACCCCGTGATCGTCAGCCGCCGCAGCATCACCGGCGCGAAGTTCAGTTCGACCTTCGGCCCCTTGAGAAACGCGATCTGCACCAGCCGCCCCTCGTCGGCCAGCGCCTTGACGTTGCGTGGCAGGTAGTCGCCGCCGACCATGTCGAGGATCAGATTCGCACCGCCCTCCTCGCGCAGGATCGCGACGAAATCATCCTCACGGTAGTTGATCGCCCGCTCGGCCCCCAGCTCGGTGCAGGCGGCGCATTTCTCGGCGCTGCCGGCGGTGGCGAAGACCCGCGCGCCGAAGATATGCGCCAACTGGATCGCCGTGGTCCCGATCCCGGACGAGCCGCCATGGACGAGGAAGCGTTCGCCCGCCTTCAGCCCGCCGCGCATGAACACGTTGGACCACACGGTGAAGAAGGTCTCGGGCAGGCAGGCCGCCTCTTTCAGGCCGAGGCCATCGGGGATCGGCAGGACATGGGCCGCGGGCGTGGCCACGTATTCGGCGTAGCCCCCGCCGGGCAACAGCGCGCAGACCTTGTCGCCGACGGCAAGGCCCGTGACATCGGCACCCAGCGCCACGACCTCGCCCGCGCCCTCCAGCCCCGGCAGGTCCGAGGCGTCGGGGGGCGGCGCGTAAAGCCCGGCGCGTTGCAGGGCGTCGGGGCGGTTCACCCCGGCATAGGCCAGGCGAATCACGATCTGGCCCGGTCCGGGGGTCGGAACCGGGCGCTCGGCGGGGCGCAGAACCTCGGGGCCGCCGGGCTCGGAGATCTCGACGGCGCGCATCTTCTGGGGAAGGGCCATGGTCAGTCCGCGGCCTGCGCGGCCCAGCTGCCCGGCATGTCGCGCCGGCGGGCATGCGGCGGCTTGATCTGGCGGCCCAGCCAGTCCGGCCCGATCGTGAAGGGCTTGAGCAGCGGGTTCTTGCGGACCTGCGACTTGAGCTTCTCGAAGCGCATCACGCCGCCGATCCGGCGGTCGAGGAATTCCGAGGTCGCGCTGTTGCCGGGGCTTTCGTCGCCCAGCCAGTACAGCACCGTCGCCCCGTAGACCGCCGAG
This genomic window from Rhodovulum sp. ES.010 contains:
- a CDS encoding NAD(P)H-quinone oxidoreductase is translated as MALPQKMRAVEISEPGGPEVLRPAERPVPTPGPGQIVIRLAYAGVNRPDALQRAGLYAPPPDASDLPGLEGAGEVVALGADVTGLAVGDKVCALLPGGGYAEYVATPAAHVLPIPDGLGLKEAACLPETFFTVWSNVFMRGGLKAGERFLVHGGSSGIGTTAIQLAHIFGARVFATAGSAEKCAACTELGAERAINYREDDFVAILREEGGANLILDMVGGDYLPRNVKALADEGRLVQIAFLKGPKVELNFAPVMLRRLTITGSTLRPQSDLAKARIAGALRDHVWPLVAAGRVRPVMDSEFPLEAASEAHARMESSAHVGKIVLKIA